A DNA window from Streptomyces sp. 71268 contains the following coding sequences:
- the sucD gene encoding succinate--CoA ligase subunit alpha codes for MAIFLTKESKVIVQGMTGSEGQKHTKRMLASGTNIVGGVNPRKAGTTVDFDGTEVPVFGGVKEAIEATGADVTVIFVPEKFTKDAVIEAIDAEIPLAVVITEGIAVHDTANFWAYAGSKGNKTRIIGPNCPGLITPGQSNAGIIPADITKPGRIGLVSKSGTLTYQMMYELRDIGFSSCVGIGGDPIIGTTHIDALAAFEADPDTDLIVMIGEIGGDAEERAADFIKANVTKPVVGYVAGFTAPEGKTMGHAGAIVSGSSGTAQAKKEALEAAGVKVGKTPSETARLAREVLAG; via the coding sequence ATGGCTATCTTTCTCACCAAGGAAAGCAAGGTCATCGTCCAGGGGATGACCGGCTCCGAGGGCCAGAAGCACACCAAGCGGATGCTTGCCTCGGGCACGAACATCGTCGGTGGCGTGAACCCGCGCAAGGCCGGCACCACCGTTGACTTCGACGGCACCGAGGTACCGGTGTTCGGCGGCGTGAAGGAGGCCATCGAGGCCACCGGCGCCGACGTCACGGTCATCTTCGTCCCGGAGAAGTTCACCAAGGACGCGGTCATCGAGGCGATCGACGCCGAGATCCCGCTGGCCGTCGTGATCACCGAGGGCATCGCCGTCCACGACACCGCCAACTTCTGGGCGTACGCGGGCAGCAAGGGCAACAAGACGCGCATCATCGGCCCGAACTGCCCGGGTCTGATCACCCCCGGTCAGTCGAACGCCGGCATCATCCCGGCCGACATCACCAAGCCGGGTCGCATCGGCCTCGTGTCCAAGTCCGGCACGCTGACGTACCAGATGATGTACGAGCTGCGCGACATCGGCTTCTCGTCCTGCGTCGGCATCGGCGGTGACCCGATCATCGGCACCACGCACATCGACGCGCTCGCCGCGTTCGAGGCCGACCCCGACACCGACCTGATCGTCATGATCGGCGAGATCGGTGGCGACGCCGAGGAGCGGGCCGCGGACTTCATCAAGGCCAACGTCACCAAGCCGGTCGTCGGCTACGTGGCGGGCTTCACCGCGCCCGAGGGCAAGACCATGGGCCACGCCGGCGCCATCGTCTCCGGCTCCTCCGGCACGGCGCAGGCCAAGAAGGAGGCCCTGGAGGCCGCGGGCGTGAAGGTCGGCAAGACGCCGTCCGAGACGGCCCGCCTGGCCCGCGAGGTCCTCGCCGGCTGA